In Cytobacillus oceanisediminis, the following proteins share a genomic window:
- the priA gene encoding primosomal protein N', with protein MNIASVIVDVPAKQTDRAFDYKIPSHLKGVILPGMRVVVPFGPRKIQGFVTALKAESDFQQLKSISEPMDLNPVLNQELLTLGEWLTEKTLCYKISAFQAMLPAALKAKYEKKLVMAKNAYSKVLPEKVCTLFQKTEEITWDDAVKSGALSLLQREASQGNIEIIYQVKERVKKKKIKQVFAAAAPNNLADYLQQLPGNATKQKEVIEYFLHEEGPVDQKELFSLLGITSSTIKGLMQKGLLGQRDVEIYRNPFGDREFERTEPLSLTDGQRKAIIPILNSIEDNRHETFLLYGVTGSGKTEVYLQSIQRVLEDGKEAIVLVPEISLTPQMVKRFKGRFGNQVAVMHSGLSAGEKYDEWRKIQRKEVKVVVGARSAIFAPFENLGIIIIDEEHETSYKQEENPRYHARDVAIERAGNHKCPVVLGSATPSLESFARAHKGVYRLLTLENRMNNQALPSVDIIDMREELREGNRSMFSRKLLEKVKDRLGKKEQIVLFLNKRGHSSFVMCRDCGYVINCPHCDISLTYHRYNQQMKCHYCGYEAPVPNACPECESEHIRYFGTGTQKVEEELAKILPEAKVIRMDVDTTSRKGAHEKLLDQFQEGHADILLGTQMIAKGLDFPNITLVGVLSADTMLHLPDFRSSEKTFQLLTQVSGRAGRHELEGEVIIQTYTPEHYSIELAGEQDYDKFYEREMMVRKIHRYPPFYYISLVTVSHEELMKAVSVTEKITQYIQSKLSAESIVLGPVASPIPRINNRYRYQCLIKYKREPELGQALKKILDNYQQDISTGGLSVSIDLNPYILM; from the coding sequence ATGAATATTGCGAGTGTAATTGTCGATGTACCTGCCAAACAGACTGACCGGGCATTTGACTACAAAATACCCTCTCATCTGAAAGGTGTCATTCTCCCCGGCATGAGGGTTGTTGTTCCATTTGGACCAAGGAAGATCCAGGGGTTTGTAACAGCATTAAAAGCAGAGTCGGATTTTCAGCAGCTAAAATCCATTTCAGAGCCGATGGACTTAAATCCAGTCCTTAACCAAGAGCTTTTAACTCTTGGTGAATGGCTTACAGAAAAAACATTATGCTATAAAATCTCTGCCTTTCAGGCAATGCTGCCTGCAGCATTGAAGGCAAAATACGAAAAGAAGCTTGTAATGGCAAAAAATGCATATAGTAAAGTGCTTCCTGAAAAAGTATGTACTCTCTTCCAGAAAACTGAAGAAATTACATGGGATGATGCAGTTAAGAGCGGAGCTTTGTCGCTTCTTCAAAGGGAAGCATCCCAAGGAAATATCGAAATTATATACCAAGTAAAAGAACGAGTGAAAAAGAAAAAAATAAAGCAGGTATTCGCAGCGGCGGCCCCTAATAATCTTGCTGATTACCTTCAACAGCTTCCAGGCAACGCAACCAAACAGAAAGAAGTGATTGAGTATTTTCTTCATGAGGAGGGACCGGTCGATCAGAAAGAGTTATTTTCCTTGCTTGGAATAACCTCGTCCACCATAAAAGGGCTTATGCAAAAAGGGCTGCTTGGCCAGAGGGACGTGGAAATTTACCGAAACCCATTTGGAGACCGTGAATTCGAAAGAACTGAACCGCTCTCATTGACCGATGGACAGAGAAAGGCCATAATCCCCATCCTTAATTCTATTGAAGATAACAGGCATGAAACTTTTTTGCTTTATGGGGTAACAGGAAGCGGAAAAACTGAGGTGTATCTGCAATCCATTCAGCGAGTGCTTGAGGATGGCAAAGAAGCCATTGTCCTTGTTCCTGAGATTTCCTTAACTCCTCAGATGGTCAAACGCTTTAAGGGCAGGTTTGGCAATCAGGTTGCCGTAATGCACAGCGGCCTTTCAGCGGGAGAAAAGTATGATGAATGGAGAAAGATTCAGCGGAAGGAAGTCAAGGTTGTTGTTGGAGCGCGGTCGGCTATCTTTGCCCCTTTTGAAAACCTCGGAATCATTATCATTGATGAAGAGCACGAAACCAGCTATAAGCAGGAAGAAAACCCAAGATACCATGCAAGGGATGTCGCCATCGAAAGAGCGGGAAATCATAAATGTCCTGTGGTGCTTGGCAGTGCAACTCCCTCATTGGAATCTTTTGCACGAGCACACAAAGGAGTTTACCGTCTCCTCACTCTCGAAAATAGAATGAACAATCAGGCTCTCCCTTCCGTTGATATCATCGATATGCGGGAAGAGCTGCGTGAAGGAAACCGCTCGATGTTCTCAAGGAAGCTCCTCGAAAAAGTTAAAGACCGTCTCGGGAAAAAAGAGCAGATCGTATTATTTTTAAATAAAAGAGGGCATTCCTCATTTGTTATGTGCAGGGACTGCGGATATGTTATTAATTGTCCTCATTGTGATATATCTTTGACTTATCATCGGTATAACCAGCAGATGAAATGCCATTACTGCGGCTATGAGGCACCCGTTCCGAATGCATGCCCGGAATGTGAAAGTGAGCATATCCGTTATTTTGGAACCGGCACTCAGAAAGTGGAAGAGGAATTGGCAAAAATTCTACCGGAAGCGAAGGTAATCCGGATGGATGTCGACACAACCAGCAGGAAGGGAGCACATGAAAAGCTCCTTGATCAATTCCAGGAAGGGCATGCAGATATTCTTCTTGGGACTCAAATGATTGCTAAAGGCCTTGATTTCCCCAATATTACCTTAGTAGGCGTGCTCTCGGCAGACACGATGCTGCACCTGCCTGATTTCCGCTCTTCTGAAAAAACCTTTCAGCTTCTGACTCAGGTAAGCGGGCGTGCTGGGAGGCATGAATTGGAGGGGGAGGTAATTATTCAGACCTACACTCCTGAACATTATAGTATTGAGCTGGCGGGGGAGCAGGATTACGATAAATTTTATGAAAGAGAAATGATGGTCCGCAAAATTCATAGATATCCCCCTTTCTACTATATATCCCTTGTTACCGTCAGCCACGAGGAATTAATGAAGGCTGTTTCGGTAACTGAGAAGATCACGCAGTACATTCAGTCAAAATTATCTGCAGAGAGCATAGTCCTTGGTCCGGTTGCATCGCCGATACCGCGGATCAATAATAGATATCGGTATCAATGTCTGATAAAATACAAGCGGGAGCCGGAACTTGGCCAAGCGCTGAAGAAAATCCTGGATAATTATCAGCAGGATATTTCAACTGGGGGCCTATCCGTCTCCATTGACCTGAATCCATATATTTTAATGTAG
- the def gene encoding peptide deformylase: protein MAVKKIVTYPAEILEAECEPVKVFDKKLGKLLNDMYDTMIEFDGVGLAAPQIGISRQIAIVDIDDDFGTIEMINPKILETNGEQTGPEGCLSFPGLYGEVTRPEYVKIKAQDRKGKYFTFEAEDFLARAILHEIDHLHGVLFTSKVTRYLNEEELEGLEAE from the coding sequence TTGGCGGTAAAAAAAATTGTAACTTATCCGGCTGAGATTCTGGAGGCAGAATGCGAACCCGTTAAGGTGTTTGATAAGAAGCTGGGCAAATTGTTAAATGATATGTATGATACGATGATCGAATTCGATGGTGTCGGGCTTGCTGCTCCGCAAATCGGGATTAGCAGGCAAATTGCCATTGTTGATATAGATGATGATTTTGGAACAATTGAAATGATTAATCCGAAAATCCTTGAAACGAATGGGGAACAGACAGGCCCTGAAGGGTGCCTTAGCTTTCCTGGGTTATATGGTGAAGTAACAAGGCCTGAATATGTAAAAATCAAGGCGCAGGATCGCAAAGGGAAATATTTTACCTTCGAGGCTGAGGATTTCCTGGCAAGAGCGATCCTCCATGAAATTGATCATTTGCATGGGGTGCTATTTACTTCAAAAGTTACAAGATACTTGAACGAAGAAGAGTTGGAAGGATTGGAAGCTGAATGA
- the fmt gene encoding methionyl-tRNA formyltransferase: protein MTKIVFMGTPDFSVPVLKQIIEDGYEVIGVVTQPDRPVGRKKVLTPPPVKVEAEKQGIPVYQPEKIRQPEELEKVLALKPDLVVTAAFGQILPKELLDAPKFGCINVHASLLPELRGGAPIHYSILQGKEKTGITIMYMAEKLDAGDILTQVEVPIMERDTVGTLHDKLSAAGSKLLSETLPKLLNGELTPIRQNDEEATFAYNIKREQEKIDWGKTGEEIYNHIRGLNPWPVAYTTFDGKVIKIWNSEKVKSAESKEPGTIITLEEDGIVVAAGNETAIKITELQPSGKKKMPAEQFLRGSGSHLTAGGRLGDTE, encoded by the coding sequence ATGACAAAAATCGTATTTATGGGCACACCCGATTTCTCAGTGCCTGTACTGAAGCAAATAATAGAGGACGGATATGAAGTAATCGGAGTGGTTACTCAGCCTGACAGGCCTGTTGGAAGAAAAAAAGTCCTTACTCCTCCGCCTGTAAAAGTCGAAGCTGAAAAACAGGGCATTCCTGTGTATCAGCCCGAAAAAATCCGCCAGCCAGAAGAACTGGAGAAAGTTCTTGCTCTTAAGCCTGACCTGGTTGTCACGGCTGCGTTTGGTCAAATTTTGCCGAAGGAGCTTTTGGATGCACCCAAGTTCGGATGCATAAATGTACATGCATCATTGCTTCCTGAATTGCGCGGCGGTGCACCCATTCATTACTCCATTCTGCAGGGGAAAGAAAAAACAGGAATCACCATTATGTATATGGCAGAGAAGCTTGATGCCGGCGATATTTTAACACAAGTGGAAGTGCCGATTATGGAAAGAGATACAGTTGGCACTCTTCACGATAAACTTAGCGCTGCTGGGTCAAAGCTTCTATCTGAAACACTGCCAAAGCTCCTGAATGGTGAACTCACTCCCATCAGGCAAAATGATGAAGAAGCCACTTTTGCTTATAACATTAAAAGAGAACAGGAAAAAATCGACTGGGGCAAAACTGGAGAAGAAATCTATAACCACATTAGAGGGTTAAACCCATGGCCGGTTGCTTATACAACTTTTGACGGCAAAGTGATTAAAATCTGGAATTCGGAGAAGGTCAAATCTGCTGAAAGCAAAGAACCGGGAACAATTATCACGCTTGAGGAAGATGGAATCGTTGTGGCAGCAGGGAATGAGACAGCCATTAAAATTACTGAACTGCAGCCTTCCGGAAAGAAAAAGATGCCAGCAGAACAATTTTTAAGAGGCTCAGGGTCCCATCTAACTGCCGGCGGCCGTTTGGGAGACACCGAATGA